The following proteins come from a genomic window of Campylobacter concisus:
- a CDS encoding coproporphyrinogen III oxidase family protein: MIFKNFVENFAVNYAHNSIQRSLYNEFNIDILTTTYTKTPKKDKKYMLYAHVPFCHTFCPYCSFHKYHYEQELAKIYFENLREEMRQVKEAGFDFDSLYVGGGTTLINEPELEKTLKLAKELFSIDEISAESDPNHISPESLSRFDGLIDRLSVGVQSFDDETLKRVGRYEKFGSAKEIKRKLELALGKIPVISLDLIFNLPNQTKEQLINDINTAKSISPQQITFYPLMKSELTRENIARSLGVSNVDNEREFYEIIVSEFAKSGYKQSNAWAFSNEKSADLRDEYVGSNLEYLGVGSGAFSFLNGELVINAFNLLEYGKRIKNRQSPVIAKCGFSKKERLKYTFLTRLFDGGVDIKRYNDENNTNINKALFMELSLLKLVNAVYEENGIIKPTFFGKYICIVLMRDFYAGMDKVRAIFKDDAKIKRSKVLHIMSENTEQKYEPNIIQPRAAM, from the coding sequence ATGATCTTTAAAAATTTTGTCGAGAATTTTGCCGTAAATTACGCTCATAATTCTATTCAAAGATCACTATATAATGAATTTAATATAGACATTTTAACTACAACCTACACCAAAACTCCCAAAAAAGACAAAAAGTATATGCTCTACGCACATGTACCATTTTGTCACACATTCTGCCCATATTGCTCGTTTCATAAGTACCACTATGAGCAAGAACTTGCAAAAATTTACTTTGAAAATTTACGTGAGGAGATGAGGCAGGTTAAAGAGGCTGGATTTGACTTTGATTCACTTTATGTTGGTGGTGGCACGACGCTTATAAATGAGCCAGAGCTTGAGAAGACACTTAAGCTTGCAAAAGAGCTTTTTAGTATAGATGAAATTTCAGCAGAAAGCGATCCAAATCACATCTCACCCGAGAGTTTATCTAGATTTGATGGATTAATTGATCGACTAAGCGTTGGCGTACAAAGCTTTGATGATGAAACGTTAAAAAGAGTTGGCAGATACGAAAAATTTGGCTCAGCCAAGGAGATAAAAAGAAAGCTTGAGCTCGCTCTTGGGAAGATCCCAGTCATTAGCCTGGATCTCATCTTTAACCTGCCAAATCAAACAAAAGAGCAGCTCATAAACGACATAAATACTGCAAAATCCATCTCTCCACAACAAATCACCTTCTATCCACTTATGAAATCAGAGCTAACAAGAGAGAATATAGCTCGCTCACTTGGTGTTTCAAACGTAGATAATGAGCGTGAATTTTATGAGATCATCGTGAGCGAATTTGCTAAGAGCGGATACAAGCAGAGCAACGCCTGGGCATTTTCAAACGAAAAAAGTGCTGACCTTCGCGACGAATATGTTGGCTCAAATTTAGAGTATCTTGGCGTTGGTAGCGGAGCATTTAGCTTTCTTAACGGTGAGCTTGTAATAAACGCGTTTAATCTACTTGAATACGGCAAAAGGATAAAAAATAGGCAAAGTCCAGTCATTGCAAAATGTGGCTTTAGCAAGAAAGAGCGACTTAAATACACGTTTTTAACAAGGCTTTTTGATGGCGGAGTTGATATTAAAAGATATAACGATGAAAATAACACAAACATTAACAAAGCCTTATTTATGGAGCTTAGCTTGCTTAAGCTTGTAAATGCGGTATATGAAGAAAATGGCATTATTAAGCCGACATTTTTTGGCAAATATATCTGCATCGTGCTTATGCGTGATTTTTATGCTGGCATGGACAAAGTGCGTGCGATATTTAAAGATGACGCTAAGATAAAAAGAAGCAAGGTGCTTCACATAATGAGCGAAAATACTGAACAAAAGTATGAGCCAAATATCATTCAGCCGCGAGCTGCGATGTAA
- a CDS encoding DUF2314 domain-containing protein has product MSFFKKILGKQIDLGKQMPIYFVSSDEDYMQRAFEQARESFRYFWREVYWERRRIVPALDYAMVKICFLDVVNGEEVGEHMWIDDVEFDGETIYGTLINEPDSVQNVKLGDQISAKIDEMSDWLFSIDGRAYGGFSVQAMRSRMQKKELKEHDKEWGLDFGDFNDILVVYEQKEHPENLIEHPMSKNTYEQVKQYIKEHPNMVTDADEFGYTQLHNEAIAGNLNLVNFLLENGADKNARTKSGKTAADFAENLGWSEIAKVLG; this is encoded by the coding sequence ATGAGCTTTTTTAAGAAAATTCTCGGTAAACAAATCGATCTTGGCAAGCAAATGCCGATCTATTTTGTAAGTAGCGACGAAGACTATATGCAGCGTGCGTTTGAGCAGGCCAGAGAGAGCTTTAGATATTTTTGGCGTGAGGTCTACTGGGAGCGCCGCAGGATCGTACCAGCACTTGACTATGCGATGGTAAAAATTTGCTTTTTAGATGTCGTAAATGGCGAAGAAGTTGGCGAGCACATGTGGATAGACGATGTGGAATTTGACGGCGAAACGATATATGGTACGCTCATAAATGAGCCTGATAGCGTGCAAAACGTGAAATTAGGCGACCAAATAAGCGCAAAGATAGACGAGATGAGTGACTGGCTCTTTTCGATAGATGGACGCGCATACGGCGGATTTAGCGTGCAGGCGATGCGCTCACGCATGCAAAAGAAAGAGCTAAAAGAGCACGATAAAGAGTGGGGGCTTGATTTTGGCGATTTTAACGATATTTTGGTAGTTTACGAGCAAAAAGAGCACCCTGAAAATTTGATAGAGCATCCAATGAGCAAAAATACGTATGAGCAAGTAAAGCAATATATAAAAGAGCACCCAAATATGGTCACAGACGCTGATGAGTTTGGCTATACGCAACTTCACAACGAGGCGATCGCTGGAAATTTAAATCTTGTAAATTTTTTGCTAGAAAACGGCGCTGATAAAAACGCCCGCACAAAAAGTGGCAAAACAGCGGCTGATTTTGCTGAGAATTTGGGCTGGAGCGAAATCGCGAAGGTGCTTGGATAG
- a CDS encoding YajQ family cyclic di-GMP-binding protein, producing MATEHSFDISAEVDMMEVKNALETAKKEIAARYDFKGLAAEVELNEKEKFITLLSSSDNKIDALEDIVISKLIKRNIPPVAITETKREPASGGNLKATLKLNDTLDAENSKKITKAIKDSKIKVSAQIRGEEIRVTSKSIDDLQECIKLVRGLNLELPISFKNLK from the coding sequence ATGGCAACTGAGCATAGTTTTGATATAAGTGCTGAGGTCGATATGATGGAGGTTAAAAACGCTCTTGAGACGGCGAAAAAAGAGATTGCTGCGAGGTATGACTTTAAAGGACTTGCGGCCGAGGTCGAGCTAAATGAAAAGGAGAAATTTATCACGCTTCTTAGCTCAAGCGACAACAAGATAGACGCGCTAGAAGACATCGTGATCTCAAAGCTCATCAAGCGCAACATCCCACCAGTGGCGATCACAGAGACAAAAAGAGAGCCAGCAAGCGGTGGAAATTTAAAAGCGACGCTAAAACTAAACGACACACTTGACGCTGAAAACTCAAAAAAGATTACTAAAGCAATCAAAGACTCAAAGATCAAGGTGAGCGCGCAGATCAGGGGCGAAGAGATCAGAGTAACAAGCAAAAGCATAGACGATCTGCAGGAGTGTATAAAGCTGGTGAGGGGGCTAAATTTAGAACTTCCAATAAGCTTTAAAAACCTAAAATAA
- a CDS encoding D-2-hydroxyacid dehydrogenase, translated as MKIVCLDAATLGENVDLSVFKKFGEFISYQKTKSDEVVPRLKGVDVVITNKVVINKAVMDATNLKLICISATGMNNVDLEHAKVKNIAVKNVAGYSTASVVQHTFALLFELTNRIKFYDEYVKSGEWVKSEIFTYLGADISEIAGKEFGIIGLGEIGHSVAAVARAFGANVSYYSTSGANKNSEFKQKSLDELLRSSNIISIHAPLNEKTRNLLGANEINLLKDEAIVLNLGRGGIVDEAAMARAIDERNLRFGTDVLESEPMSENSLFLNVKNKENLLITPHVAWGSLEARKTLITKIVANIENFINESK; from the coding sequence ATGAAGATCGTTTGTTTAGACGCGGCCACGCTGGGAGAAAACGTAGATCTTAGTGTTTTTAAGAAATTTGGCGAGTTTATCAGCTACCAAAAAACCAAAAGCGATGAGGTCGTGCCCCGTCTAAAGGGCGTTGATGTCGTCATCACAAACAAGGTCGTCATCAACAAAGCCGTAATGGACGCGACAAATTTAAAGCTTATCTGCATAAGCGCAACTGGGATGAATAATGTCGATCTAGAGCATGCAAAAGTTAAAAATATAGCTGTTAAAAACGTTGCTGGCTACTCAACCGCAAGCGTAGTGCAGCACACATTTGCCTTACTTTTTGAGCTAACAAATCGCATCAAATTTTATGATGAATACGTAAAAAGTGGCGAGTGGGTGAAGAGTGAAATTTTTACCTATCTTGGTGCAGATATCAGCGAGATCGCTGGCAAAGAATTTGGCATCATCGGACTTGGCGAGATAGGGCACAGCGTGGCGGCAGTGGCGCGTGCATTTGGTGCAAACGTGAGCTACTACTCAACAAGCGGAGCAAATAAAAATAGCGAATTTAAGCAAAAAAGCTTAGACGAGCTACTAAGGAGCAGTAACATCATCAGCATACACGCACCGCTAAATGAAAAGACTAGAAATTTACTAGGCGCAAACGAGATAAATTTGCTAAAAGATGAGGCGATAGTGCTAAATTTAGGACGTGGCGGCATAGTGGATGAAGCGGCGATGGCAAGGGCGATAGATGAGAGAAATTTACGCTTTGGTACGGACGTTTTAGAAAGCGAGCCAATGAGCGAAAATAGCCTATTTTTAAATGTAAAGAATAAAGAAAATCTACTCATCACTCCGCACGTAGCATGGGGCAGCTTGGAGGCTAGAAAGACACTCATCACAAAGATCGTCGCAAACATTGAAAATTTCATCAATGAGAGCAAGTAA
- a CDS encoding glutathionylspermidine synthase family protein, with amino-acid sequence MINLKKITPLNNEFMEKIGFAWHTDNDNSSYIADEIVQVKASEADAYCEAANELYDMYVNAAQYVIDNNLFHEIGIPFNLVDIIKNSWENDVHWHLYGRFDLAGGLDGKPIKLIEFNADTPTAVFETAIIQWAMLKLNHMDEAEQFNNLYEALKQNFKRLITLGDDNVNFEDVYEGWGILFSSIAGSIEDEQTVKLLQYIAKEAGFETDFAYVDEVVFNDDEGIFKGDENFEYWFKLVPWESIAIDEGELALILSNIIKNQKAIIINPAYTLLFQSKGILKILWDLYPNHPLLLETSNEPLKGKKYVKKPVFGREGANVSIHDENGAQIASNDGEYDSNKAIYQEFYEFNQDERGESYQAGVFYAYEACALGYRKGGKILDNYSKFVGHFIKD; translated from the coding sequence ATGATAAATTTAAAAAAAATCACGCCATTAAATAACGAATTTATGGAGAAAATCGGCTTTGCATGGCATACAGATAACGATAACAGCTCATATATCGCAGATGAGATCGTGCAGGTAAAAGCAAGCGAGGCAGATGCTTATTGTGAAGCAGCAAATGAGCTATACGATATGTATGTAAATGCCGCTCAGTACGTCATTGACAACAACCTTTTTCACGAAATAGGCATACCATTTAACCTAGTAGATATCATCAAAAATAGCTGGGAAAATGACGTTCACTGGCACCTTTACGGCAGATTTGATCTAGCAGGCGGACTTGATGGCAAGCCGATAAAACTGATTGAATTTAACGCCGATACGCCAACGGCAGTCTTTGAGACGGCGATCATTCAGTGGGCGATGCTAAAGCTAAATCACATGGACGAAGCAGAGCAATTTAATAACCTTTACGAAGCTCTAAAGCAAAATTTTAAACGCCTTATCACTCTTGGCGACGATAATGTAAATTTTGAGGATGTTTACGAGGGTTGGGGGATACTCTTTAGCTCTATCGCTGGTAGTATCGAGGATGAGCAAACCGTAAAATTACTACAATACATCGCAAAAGAGGCTGGCTTTGAAACAGACTTTGCCTACGTTGACGAGGTCGTTTTCAATGATGACGAGGGCATTTTTAAAGGCGATGAAAATTTCGAGTACTGGTTTAAGCTTGTCCCTTGGGAGAGCATAGCGATCGATGAGGGCGAGCTGGCTCTCATACTCTCAAACATCATCAAAAACCAAAAAGCTATCATCATAAATCCAGCCTACACGCTGCTTTTCCAAAGCAAGGGGATTTTAAAAATCCTTTGGGATCTATATCCTAATCATCCGCTCTTGCTTGAAACCTCAAATGAGCCGCTAAAAGGCAAAAAATATGTGAAAAAGCCGGTATTTGGCAGAGAAGGCGCAAACGTCTCAATACACGATGAAAACGGCGCACAAATAGCAAGTAATGACGGCGAATACGACTCAAACAAAGCCATCTATCAAGAATTTTACGAGTTTAATCAAGATGAGAGAGGCGAGAGCTACCAAGCTGGCGTATTTTACGCTTATGAAGCGTGCGCACTTGGATATAGAAAGGGCGGTAAAATTTTAGATAACTACTCTAAATTTGTAGGACATTTCATTAAGGACTAA